A single window of Ictalurus furcatus strain D&B chromosome 3, Billie_1.0, whole genome shotgun sequence DNA harbors:
- the LOC128605405 gene encoding mRNA decay activator protein ZFP36L2-like, with product MKDQLRLKTSEIEMSATILSGFYDIDMLYKDKSLNMNALHLNSMLDKKAVGAPVTASALANNCTYAQGFLRRNSASNADCTNNGNKYSATCYSNMKESSASTAIMNKENKFRERAYSETGERSQQLQALQQKPGSQINSTRYKTELCRPFEENGACKYGEKCQFAHGYHELRSLSRHPKYKTEPCRTFHTIGFCPYGPRCHFIHNADERRPAPANANTSVPPELKASRDLIQQQAAVAAFRDRPKLHHSLSFSGFSTQHGLDSPLTESPTSRTPPPVSSSDSCRSSGPFFEDVLAPSANGAFSSFAAAQDLKALLAPLAVHAHGGYQSNPAYYSNFQTAMGPPSPPYSSLGHLQALQRLSESPVFDSPPSPYDSMSDRDSYASGSSGSLSGSESPSLEAGRRLPIFSRLSISDD from the exons ATGAAAGATCAACTGCGACTCAAAACTTCAGAAATAGAAATGTCTGCGACCATCCTGTCCGGTTTCTACGACATCGACATGCTCTACAAG GACAAGAGTCTGAACATGAACGCTCTCCATCTCAACAGTATGTTGGACAAGAAAGCGGTGGGGGCGCCGGTCACGGCCTCTGCTCTCGCCAACAACTGCACATACGCGCAGGGATTTCTCCGGCGCAACTCCGCGAGCAACGCTGACTGCACAAACAACGGCAACAAGTACTCAGCGACATGCTACAGCAACATGAAGGAGAGCTCGGCCAGCACCGCCATCATGAACAAGGAGAACAAGTTCCGTGAGCGCGCGTACAGTGAGACGGGCGAGCGCAGTCAGCAGCTGCAGGCGCTGCAGCAGAAGCCCGGCTCGCAGATCAACTCGACCCGCTACAAGACCGAACTATGCCGACCTTTCGAGGAGAACGGCGCCTGCAAGTACGGCGAGAAGTGCCAGTTTGCGCACGGCTACCACGAGCTGCGCAGCTTGTCTCGCCACCCCAAGTACAAGACGGAGCCGTGCCGCACCTTCCACACCATCGGCTTCTGTCCGTACGGCCCGCGCTGCCACTTCATCCACAACGCCGACGAGCGCAGACCCGCGCCGGCCAACGCCAACACCAGCGTGCCGCCCGAACTGAAGGCGAGCCGGGACCTGATTCAGCAACAGGCTGCTGTCGCTGCTTTCCGAGACAGACCCAAACTCCACCACAGCCTCAGCTTCTCAGGCTTCTCCACACAACATGGACTGGATTCTCCTCTCACTGAAAGCCCCACATCCCGCACTCCCCCGCCGGTTTCTTCTTCCGACTCTTGCCGATCCAGCGGGCCTTTTTTCGAAGACGTTCTAGCGCCGAGCGCTAACGGCGCCTTCTCCTCGTTCGCCGCTGCGCAGGACCTGAAGGCGCTGCTCGCTCCTCTCGCCGTGCACGCACATGGCGGCTACCAGTCAAACCCCGCTTACTACAGCAACTTCCAGACCGCCATGGGACCCCCTTCCCCGCCCTACAGCAGCCTCGGGCACTTGCAGGCCCTGCAGCGCCTGTCCGAGTCGCCGGTGTTCGACTCGCCCCCCAGCCCATACGACTCCATGTCGGACCGCGACAGCTACGCCAGCGGCTCTTCAGGAAGTCTCAGCGGCTCCGAGTCACCCAGCTTGGAGGCCGGGAGACGTTTGCCAATCTTCAGCAGGCTGTCGATTTCTGATGATTAA